A single region of the Branchiostoma floridae strain S238N-H82 unplaced genomic scaffold, Bfl_VNyyK Sc7u5tJ_218, whole genome shotgun sequence genome encodes:
- the LOC118408614 gene encoding postacrosomal sheath WW domain-binding protein-like, with amino-acid sequence MDKGPPPPGYVPQPGYGAPPPQGYGAPPPQGYGAPPPQGYEAPPPQGYGASPPGAYGAPPPGGYAQPPPPGPGYGQPAPGYGQPAPGYGQPAPGYGPPPPAAQQQTTVVMAPTAPQTVVIQNERRDKVNHALHCIISFFFWPWIFVWICLCIAEG; translated from the exons ATGGACAAAGGACCACCGCCACCTGGTTATGTGCCACAG CCGGGGTACGGGGCACCGCCACCGCAGGGGTACGGGGCACCTCCACCCCAGGGGTATGGGGCACCTCCTCCCCAGGGGTATGAGGCACCTCCACCCCAGGGATATGGGGCATCTCCACCCGGTGCGTACGGGGCTCCTCCTCCAGGGGGATACGCCCAACCACCACCGCCTGGGCCAGGGTACGGGCAACCGGCACCAGGGTACGGGCAACCGGCACCAGGGTACGGGCAGCCGGCACCAGGGTACGGACCACCGCCTCCCGCGGCCCAGCAGCAGACCACCGTGGTGATGGCCCCAACTGCACCGCAGACAGTGGTCATCCAGAATGAACG CCGTGACAAGGTGAACCACGCCCTGCATTGCATCATCAGCTTCTTCTTCTGGCCCTGGATCTTCGTGTGGATCTGTTTG TGCATTGCCGAGGGTTAA
- the LOC118408617 gene encoding extensin-like yields the protein MADPAYAPSAPPKDPAYPPQAGYPPQPQQVPPPYQPPPYSAAAPGPPPPQYGPGPPPQGYAPPPQGYAPPPQGYGPPPPAGYAPPPQGYAPPPQPYGAPPQGYAPQPVQPGYPQAQQTTVVVAQQQPTTVVVQRRRNEVNHCLHCIITLFFWPWVFVWIVLCMMEGD from the exons ATGGCTGACCCTGCCTATGCTCCGAGCGCTCCACCAAAAGACCCTGCCTACCCACCACAGGCCGGCTATCCTCCTCAG CCTCAACAGGTACCACCTCCGTACCAGCCTCCACCGTACAGTGCCGCAGCGCCG GGACCGCCGCCACCACAGTACGGCCCAGGCCCCCCACCCCAGGGGTACGCTCCTCCACCCCAGGGATACGCTCCCCCACCCCAGGGGTACGGACCCCCACCCCCAGCCGGATACGCACCCCCACCCCAGGGGTATGCTCCGCCACCCCAGCCGTACGGCGCCCCACCCCAGGGATACGCTCCACAGCCGGTTCAGCCGGGCTATCCACAAGCACAGCAGACCACAGTAGTGGTGGCGCAGCAGCAGCCTACTACTGTTGTTGTCCAGAGGCGTCG GAACGAGGTGAACCACTGTCTGCACTGCATAATCACCTTGTTCTTCTGGCCATGGGTCTTCGTGTGGATCGTCTTG TGTATGATGGAAGGTGACTGA